CGGATCCGGCGGTCGGCGCTCCGGGCAGCCACCCCGAGCCCCACCCCGGCGAACGACGTGAACAGCGGGTGCGCGAACCCGGTGAACAGGATCCGCACGATGAAGATGGCGAAGACGTTCTGCGCCCCGGTAGCCGGCCCGTACTGCTCGGCACCGGCCGCGTAGCCGTAGCCGCCGAGGTAGAGGATGTTTTCCACCATCGCGAACCCGATCGCCGACAGACCGCAGTAGACGATGCCGTCGGTGATCCCGGACCATTCCCGCCGCCGGGTCAACAGCAGCAGGATCGGGCCCAGGGTCTTGGTCAGCTCCTCGATGAACGGGGCGACCAGCACCGCCACCAACGACTCCGGATAGCCCCACCAGTCGAGCAGGATCGCCGAGAAGTTGTTGACCACCAGCGACACCGACGTGGCGACGAACGCTCCCCAGGCGAAGCAGAACACCAGGTAGCGGATCGGTTCGGGTTCGTAGCGGTCCAGCCACAGGAAACAGGCCACGAGCACCGGTACGGGCAGCACCGCGGCGACCATGCCGACACTCAGTGCCGCGATGCCGATCTGCATGCCGAGATAGCTGAGGATGGCGACGCCGCAGCCGGCGATGAAGACGATGATGCCGAGCAGGACCAGCCACCGCTTCCAGACGCTCTGCCGGGGTCGCTCCGGCGCACCGACCGACGCGGGCGGCCCGGCCGGCGGCGGCGCACTGACCGGCGCGGGCTGATCACCTGGCGGCGGCGAGCTGACCGGTACGGGCGGCCCGGCCGGCGGAGACGAGCTGACCGGTACGGGCGGCCCGGCCGGCGGAGACGAGCTGACCGGCGGCGGCGCACTGACCGGCGCGTCAGGCGTGGGGTGCGGTTCGGGGTGCCCGCCGCCGGAAGCAGAGTCGACCATCCCGTCAGCGTAGCCAGCGGCGCCCCGGCGCGGGGCGCTGCTCCCGCCCCCGACCGGCATCCGAGGGTCGGCTCAGCCGGCGTCCCGCTTGCCGAACGCGTCGCTCACCAGGCGATCCACCTCGTCGGCGTCGGCCCCGCTGGCCCGGACCAGGTCGCTCGCGGCGGCCCGGATCTGGGCCACCACCACACTGCCGTTGAACCCCACCCCGGCTTCGTACGCCGTACCCGCGCCGTGGGCCGCCTCCAGCGCCCGACGTCGGGTGTGCAGCGGCTCGGTCCCGGCGTCCAACTCCTGGCGCAGCACGCGCACCGCTTCACCGAGCCGGCAGATCGCCTCCGGCAGGGCCGGTGGCACCGGTTCGTTCTCGGCCAACACCGACGCCACCCGGCGGGTCAGCACCCGCGAGTTGCGCAGCCCCCGCGTCACGTACTCGGCGCTCTCGGCGTACTGGGCCAGCGGGCCCCGGGCCCGCCACCGGGCCGGGGCCAGCACGGCGGTCTCGTGTCCGGCCTGCACGGCGTCGCGGAACGCGGACAGTTCCTTCTCCGCTTCCAGGAGTCGACGGGCCGCCGACTCGGCCTTGCGGCGGTTTCCCTGGATCAGCGCTCTGCCGCTGCGGATCAGCATGTCGGCGAGGACGTCGAGGGCCGGGTCGGCGGCCCGGCGAACCACCGTCAGCGGGTTCAACGGCAGCAGCAGGACCAGCACCACCAGCCCGACCAGCCCGCCGACCAGGGCGTCGATGAACCGGTCCGGGTAGAAGCTCTGCGTCGTCGGCAGCAGGGTGGCGACCAGGACCCCGGACGACGCCGCCTGGGTGACCAGGGCCGATCCGCCGCCGAGGAAGACGGCGGCGATCACCGCGAGCGGCACGATCAACGCCAACTGCCAGGTGCCGGTACCGATCGCGATGACGATGGCGTCGCCGACCGCGATCCCGATCGCGACGCCGACGACCAGTTCGGCGGTACGTTTCAGCCGCTGGCCGATGGACGCGCTGAGGATGACGACCGCCGAGATCGGAGCGAAGATCGGCAGCTCGTGGCCGATCACCCGGTAGGAGATGAACCAGGCCAGCGCGGCGGCCAGGCCGGCCTGCAGGGCGAGCACCAGGTTGGCGCGGACCCGTTGGGACCGGTCGTGGAACTCGACGGAGGCGCGGCTGCGCACCACGGTCAGGACCCCGGCGAGGCGTGGACCCGCCGCCGTGCCCGACGGCTTCCCGGCAGCGGCCATGTCAGCAGCCTACGAGGCAGATGACCGCATACGTGGCTGTTCCTGCTACTTGGTGTGATTCGCTGCGGGCTGCCGTGAACTGGTCGACCGGCCGGCGTACTGGCTAGCCTGCGACCCATGTCCGACCTCATCGACGCGCTCCGTGCCGAGCTGCCCGACGCCGCCGTGTTGACCGACCCGGACCTGCTGCGCGGTCACCAACGCGACGAGGCCGACCTGTGCGCCGCAGGCACCCCGGCCGTCGTGGTCCGGCCCCGCACGACCGCCGAGGTCGTCGCCACCGTCACAATCGCCGCCCGGTACGGCGTACCGGTGGTGCCGCAGGGGGCGCGGACCGGGCTGGCCGGCGCGGCGAACGCGATCGACGGCGCGGTGGTGGTCTCCACCGTCGCGATGGACCGGATCGTCGACGTCGACCCGGTGAACCGGACCGCCGTGGTCCAACCGGGAGTGGTCAACGCCACCCTCGCCGGTGAGGTGGCCCGGCACGGGCTGCGTTACCCGCCGGACCCCGGTTCGTGGGAGTCGTCCACCATCGGCGGCAACGTGGCCACCAACGCGGGCGGCATGTGCTGCGTCAAGTACGGCGTGACCGGCGAGTACGTCATCGGCCTCGAAGTGGTGCTGGCCAGTGGCGAGGTGCTGCGGACCGGTCGCCGTACCGCCAAAGGGGTCGCCGGCTACGACCTGACCCGGCTGTTCGTCGGCTCCGAAGGCACCCTCGGCGTCATCACCGAGGTGACCGTGGCGTTGCGGCCGGCCGCCGACCCCGCGCTGACCCTGGTCGCGGTCTTCGACTCCACCGCCGCCGCCGGCACCGCCGTGGCCGGGATCGCCTCCGGTGGGCTCAGCCCCAGCCTGCTGGAACTGCTGGACCGGACCCATCTGCGGGCGATCGAGGCGTACCGGCCGATGGGGTTGCGGACCGACGCCGCCGCGCTGCTGCTCGCCTCGGTCGACACCGGCGACGCCGCCGCAGCCGACCTGGACCGGATCGCGCAGGTCTGCACGGCGGCCGGTGCCGACGAGGTGTACGCCGCCACCGACGCGGTCGAGGCCGCCGCGCTGCTGCAGGCCCGCCGGCTGGCGCACCCGGCGATGGAACGGTTCGCCGCCGAATCCTGCCCCGGTGGCAGCGGCGGGCTGATCATCGACGACGTGGCGGTGCCTCGGTCCGCGCTGGCGGTCATGCTGGACGGGATCGATGCGGTCGCCGCCGAACACGCGGTACCGATCGGCGTGGTCGGACACGCCGGCGACGGCAACCTGCACCCCAACATCGTGGTCGACCGGGCCGACCCGGACAGCGTCGAGCGGGGCCGGGCCGCGTTCGACGCGATCCTGCGGCTCGGGCTGTCCCTCGGCGGCACCTGCACCGGCGAACACGGCGTCGGCCTGCTCAAACGGGACTGGCTGGCCGAAGAGGTCGGCCCGGTGGGCCTGCGCGTGCATCGGGCGATCCGGCAGGCCCTGGATCCGACCGGACTGTTCAACCCGGGCAAACTGTTCTGACTCCCGGGCAGACGGTTTCGACTCACGCCGTGAGTCAGTGCACCTCGATGCCGGTGTCCGTCGGCCAGTCCACGCCACGGTCGGCGGCGAAGCCCCGCACGTCGGCCGCGCCCAACCGGGCGGCGTCGGCGGTCGCGTCGTCCGGCATCCGCTGCGACTGCAACTCGGCCGCCACCCGCGCCTGGTAGTGCTCCACCTCGCGGGCCCGGACCGCGTCGTCCCAGCCGAGCACCGTACCCATGATCTCGGCGGTCTGCTCGGCGGAGTCGTTGCCCCGGTGCGGGGTCTCGATCGAGATCCGGGTACGGCGGGTGAGCACGTCGTCGAGGTGCAGCGCCCCTTCGGCCCGCGCCGCGTACGCGATCTCGGCCGCCAGGTATTCCGGAGCGCCCGGCACCGCGCTGGCCAGCAACGGATCCTTGTCGATCATCGACAGCACCTCGACCGCGAGGGTGCCGTAGCGCTCCAGCAGGTGCTCCAGCACCCCCGCCGGTACGCCGTGCCGGCGGGCCACGTCGGCCCGGTCCCGCCACATCGCCGCGTACCCGTCGGCGCCGAGCAGCGGCAGGTCGGCGGTACGTGACGGCCGGGTCACGCCGAGCCGGGCCGCCGCCCGGTCCACCACGTCGGCCGCCATCACCCGGTACGTCGTGTACTTGCCGCCGGCCACCAGCAGCAGCCCCAGCATCGGCTCGACGACGGCGTGCTCACGGGACAGCCGGGACGTCGAATCCGCCTCACCGGCCAGCAGCGGCCGCAGCCCGGCGTACACGCCTTCGATGTCACGTGGCGTCAACGGCCGGTCCAGCACGGTGTTGACCTGGTCGAGCAGGTAGCCGATGTCGCGTTCCGACGCGGCCGGGTGGGACCGGTCGAGCCGCCAGTCGGTGTCGGTGGTGCCGATGATCCAGTGCCCGCCCCACGGCAGCACGAACAGCACCGAGGTGGCGGTCCGCAGGATCAGCCCCGCCTCGCCGGTGATCGCCGAACGGGGCACCACCAGGTGCACGCCCTTCGACGCCCGTACCCGCAGACCGGGCCGGACCCCGACGTCGCCGAGCATCCGCGACACGTCGTCGCTCCACACCCCGGTGGCGGCGATCACGGTACGGGCCCGTACCTCGAACTCGGCGTCCGGATCGCCCTCGCGGGCCTCCATGTCGCGCACCCGCACCCCGGTGACCTCGCGCGCCTGGCGTAGCAGCCCGACCACCCGGGCGCTGGTCACCACGGCCGCGCCGAGACTGGCGGCGGTGCGGGCCAGGGTGATCACCAGCCGGGCGTCGTCGACCTGCCCGTCGTAGTAGCGGATCGCGCCGGAGACCACGTCCGGGCGCAGACTGGGGAAGATCCGGCGGGTGCCCTCGTGGGACAGGTGCCGGTGCAACGGCATGCCGCGACCGCCGCCGAACACCCCGGCGAACGCGTCGTAGGCGGCGACACCGGCCCCGTAGTAGGCCCGCCGCCAGGCCCGGCCGGGCAGCGACCGCAGGCCGGACGCGCCGTTCTTGGGCAGCGGAACCAGGATCGGCACCGGCCGCACCAGGTGCGGGGCGATCCGGGTGGCCAGCAGACCGCGTTCGGTCAACGCCTCGTGGACCAGGCCGAGCTCCAGCTGCTCCAGGTAGCGCAGCCCGCCGTGGATCAGCTTGCTGGACCGGCTGGAGGTGCCGGCGGCGACGTCGCGGGCCTCGATCAGGGCGACCTTGAGGCCACGGGAGGCGGCGTCCAAGGCGGCACCGGTGCCGGTGGCACCACCGCCGATCACCAGTACGTCGAACCGCTCGCTACGCAAGCGGCGAAGGTCGGCTGCGCGGCGGGCCACGGAGAGCTGGCCGGCGGCGTACCGGGAGACGGCAGGGTCACGCACCTCTCCACGGTAACCGGCCGCCTATCGTGGCGGCATGACGCAGGACCCTGGCTCTCCTGGGCAGCCCGGCCAGCCGTATCCCGGCACCCCGTATCCCGGCACCCCGTACCCCGGTCAGCTGTATCCGGGCTATGCCTATCCCCCGCCGCCAGCGCCCACGCGGTCCGGTCCGTGGCCGGCCGTGGCCGCCGTGGTGATCGGGATCTTCGCGCTCGCCGTCACCGCGTTCGCGCAGGCCGGCGGCTGGTTGACCGACCAGGTACTACTGGCCAGCGGGCTACCCACGCCGGCGCTGGTTTGGCCGCTGGTCGGACTGGGCAACGCGCTGCTGGTCGGACTGGCGGCCATGCTGCTGGCGCTGGTGCCCCGCTCGGCGTCGGTCCGGGCGACCGGCCGGGCCTGGTTGGTCGGTGCGGTCGCCCTGGGCGGGTTCGGTCTGCTGCGTGCCGTCCCGGGTGCCCGGCATGAGCTGTACCTGCTGGCGCTCGCCGTACTGGCCGCCGGTGGCGCGCTCGCCCTGCGGGCGCTGCGGCGGCGGACCGGATCGGACCCCGCCGCCGGAGAAGGCACCGCCGCCTCACCGGGCACCAGGAGGGTCGGCCGGGACCGGCTGACCGCGCTGTTGCTCGCCGGCGCGGCCGGGCTGGTCATGCTGCTGCCCTGGCTGTGGTTCGGCGCGCTGGGCGGGACGGTGGAGACGGTCCTGGCCGTCGCGGCGGCGGCCGCGCTCGGCTGGTACGCCGCCGAGCTGCTGCCGCCCGGCTACTGGACGGCGATCGGCACCTCGGGCGACGGCCCGGCCAGCGGCCCCTCGGCGACCCGTACGGTGCTGCTCGGCGGGACGGTCGCCGGGGTCGGGTTGGCGTTGCTCGCCGCCGGCACCGGTCAGGCCGGTGTCCAACTGGTC
The sequence above is a segment of the Solwaraspora sp. WMMD406 genome. Coding sequences within it:
- a CDS encoding FUSC family protein, whose translation is MAAAGKPSGTAAGPRLAGVLTVVRSRASVEFHDRSQRVRANLVLALQAGLAAALAWFISYRVIGHELPIFAPISAVVILSASIGQRLKRTAELVVGVAIGIAVGDAIVIAIGTGTWQLALIVPLAVIAAVFLGGGSALVTQAASSGVLVATLLPTTQSFYPDRFIDALVGGLVGLVVLVLLLPLNPLTVVRRAADPALDVLADMLIRSGRALIQGNRRKAESAARRLLEAEKELSAFRDAVQAGHETAVLAPARWRARGPLAQYAESAEYVTRGLRNSRVLTRRVASVLAENEPVPPALPEAICRLGEAVRVLRQELDAGTEPLHTRRRALEAAHGAGTAYEAGVGFNGSVVVAQIRAAASDLVRASGADADEVDRLVSDAFGKRDAG
- a CDS encoding FAD-linked oxidase C-terminal domain-containing protein; translated protein: MSDLIDALRAELPDAAVLTDPDLLRGHQRDEADLCAAGTPAVVVRPRTTAEVVATVTIAARYGVPVVPQGARTGLAGAANAIDGAVVVSTVAMDRIVDVDPVNRTAVVQPGVVNATLAGEVARHGLRYPPDPGSWESSTIGGNVATNAGGMCCVKYGVTGEYVIGLEVVLASGEVLRTGRRTAKGVAGYDLTRLFVGSEGTLGVITEVTVALRPAADPALTLVAVFDSTAAAGTAVAGIASGGLSPSLLELLDRTHLRAIEAYRPMGLRTDAAALLLASVDTGDAAAADLDRIAQVCTAAGADEVYAATDAVEAAALLQARRLAHPAMERFAAESCPGGSGGLIIDDVAVPRSALAVMLDGIDAVAAEHAVPIGVVGHAGDGNLHPNIVVDRADPDSVERGRAAFDAILRLGLSLGGTCTGEHGVGLLKRDWLAEEVGPVGLRVHRAIRQALDPTGLFNPGKLF
- a CDS encoding glycerol-3-phosphate dehydrogenase/oxidase — protein: MRDPAVSRYAAGQLSVARRAADLRRLRSERFDVLVIGGGATGTGAALDAASRGLKVALIEARDVAAGTSSRSSKLIHGGLRYLEQLELGLVHEALTERGLLATRIAPHLVRPVPILVPLPKNGASGLRSLPGRAWRRAYYGAGVAAYDAFAGVFGGGRGMPLHRHLSHEGTRRIFPSLRPDVVSGAIRYYDGQVDDARLVITLARTAASLGAAVVTSARVVGLLRQAREVTGVRVRDMEAREGDPDAEFEVRARTVIAATGVWSDDVSRMLGDVGVRPGLRVRASKGVHLVVPRSAITGEAGLILRTATSVLFVLPWGGHWIIGTTDTDWRLDRSHPAASERDIGYLLDQVNTVLDRPLTPRDIEGVYAGLRPLLAGEADSTSRLSREHAVVEPMLGLLLVAGGKYTTYRVMAADVVDRAAARLGVTRPSRTADLPLLGADGYAAMWRDRADVARRHGVPAGVLEHLLERYGTLAVEVLSMIDKDPLLASAVPGAPEYLAAEIAYAARAEGALHLDDVLTRRTRISIETPHRGNDSAEQTAEIMGTVLGWDDAVRAREVEHYQARVAAELQSQRMPDDATADAARLGAADVRGFAADRGVDWPTDTGIEVH